The Candidatus Izemoplasma sp. genome has a window encoding:
- a CDS encoding elongation factor G, translating into MKKYDIEKIRTIAVVGPQSSGKTSFMESVLHVTNVKGVKGTVEDENTTSDFLEEEKGHSSSYSTSVIPVEYEGFKFNFLDTPGAKGMVNEVNQALSVVKGAVMIIDGQRGIDLQTEQILHSLNDRNVPTFIFINKMDKENVKYDKVLDSLTEILGSKAVPFLYPVIEDDDFKGYINLVDMKKRVLKEGKVVDEEIDDNYASLVEEPRENIVESVAMSSEALLEKHFDGIELTYEEITGGLREGVLNGDLKPVVVGSVLKDIGVRDLLEMFEMFMPAPNDLKPKAGMHPDTAEKIRRKTVNDAPFSAYVFKTSIDPYIGTLNYIKVYSGTVKSGDKIYNPVTKEEIKVNQICFLRGKEQLDTDSLNAGDIGVLVKLDDIQTGHTLCAPKHPIIYRGPEIPTPTIYVAIHPKQKRDEDKISSSLHKLVIEDPSIEYKRNRETSQLLIGGQGMAHINYTLEKLKNAFDVEVDILDQKIVYRESIRKKAEGHGRHKKQSGGSGQFGVVDIRFEPMNPNEEEFEFEEEIHGGSVPKGYFPAVEKGLIDTFESGPLAGFPVIGVRAVLYDGKYHPVDSNEISFKIAASLAFKDAIKKAMPTLLEPIMRLEIISHDDYVGDVMGDINKRRGKVLGMDPLNGGKQQITAEVPEAEIVSYAIDLNQMTQGTGVFKREFVRYEEVPRNLIDDIVAQVKRDQEEE; encoded by the coding sequence ATGAAAAAATATGATATTGAAAAAATCCGGACGATTGCTGTTGTGGGGCCGCAAAGTTCGGGAAAAACTTCCTTTATGGAATCTGTGCTCCATGTTACAAATGTAAAAGGTGTTAAAGGAACCGTTGAAGATGAGAACACCACTTCAGATTTCTTAGAAGAAGAAAAAGGTCATTCATCATCATATTCAACATCAGTCATTCCTGTTGAATATGAAGGGTTCAAATTTAACTTCTTAGACACGCCAGGTGCTAAAGGTATGGTTAATGAGGTTAATCAAGCATTGAGTGTTGTAAAAGGCGCTGTCATGATTATAGACGGACAACGTGGGATTGATTTACAAACTGAACAGATTTTACATAGTTTAAATGATCGAAATGTACCAACATTCATTTTTATTAATAAAATGGACAAAGAAAATGTAAAGTATGATAAAGTACTAGATAGCCTAACAGAAATCTTAGGTAGCAAAGCTGTACCATTTTTATATCCCGTCATAGAAGATGACGACTTTAAAGGATATATCAATCTTGTAGATATGAAAAAACGTGTCTTAAAAGAAGGTAAAGTAGTTGATGAAGAAATTGATGATAATTATGCATCATTAGTCGAAGAACCACGTGAAAATATTGTTGAAAGTGTTGCAATGAGTAGTGAAGCATTACTTGAAAAGCATTTTGATGGTATTGAGTTAACTTATGAAGAAATTACAGGCGGATTACGTGAAGGCGTATTAAATGGGGATTTAAAACCTGTCGTTGTTGGATCTGTCTTGAAAGATATCGGTGTGCGTGACTTGTTAGAGATGTTTGAAATGTTCATGCCAGCACCAAATGATTTAAAGCCAAAAGCGGGTATGCATCCTGATACGGCAGAAAAAATTCGTCGTAAAACAGTGAATGATGCTCCGTTTAGTGCCTATGTATTTAAAACCAGTATCGACCCATATATTGGAACCTTGAACTATATTAAAGTCTATAGTGGGACTGTTAAATCTGGTGATAAAATATATAACCCAGTCACAAAAGAGGAAATTAAAGTCAACCAGATTTGTTTCTTACGCGGGAAAGAACAATTAGATACTGATTCTTTAAATGCTGGAGATATCGGGGTGCTCGTTAAATTAGATGATATCCAAACAGGCCATACGTTATGTGCGCCAAAACATCCAATCATTTATCGTGGCCCAGAAATTCCAACCCCAACCATTTATGTGGCAATCCATCCTAAACAAAAACGCGATGAAGATAAAATTTCATCGTCATTACATAAACTTGTTATTGAAGACCCATCGATTGAGTATAAACGTAATCGAGAAACATCACAATTACTCATTGGTGGACAAGGTATGGCACATATTAATTATACCTTAGAAAAATTGAAAAATGCTTTTGATGTAGAAGTGGATATTCTCGATCAAAAAATTGTCTATCGTGAATCTATTCGTAAGAAAGCTGAAGGTCACGGACGTCATAAGAAACAATCAGGTGGAAGTGGACAATTTGGTGTTGTCGATATCCGATTTGAACCAATGAATCCAAATGAAGAAGAGTTTGAGTTTGAAGAAGAGATTCATGGTGGTAGTGTACCAAAAGGATATTTCCCAGCAGTAGAAAAAGGATTAATTGACACCTTTGAAAGTGGCCCATTGGCTGGATTCCCAGTGATAGGTGTAAGAGCTGTCTTGTATGATGGGAAATACCATCCTGTTGATTCAAATGAAATTTCATTTAAAATTGCGGCGAGTTTAGCTTTTAAAGATGCAATTAAAAAAGCGATGCCAACATTACTTGAACCAATCATGCGACTTGAAATCATCTCTCATGATGATTATGTTGGCGATGTTATGGGTGATATTAATAAACGTCGTGGTAAAGTGTTAGGTATGGATCCGTTAAATGGTGGCAAACAACAAATCACTGCTGAAGTACCTGAAGCTGAGATTGTAAGTTATGCAATTGACTTAAACCAAATGACACAAGGAACCGGTGTCTTCAAACGTGAGTTTGTCCGTTATGAAGAAGTCCCACGTAACTTGATTGATGATATTGTCGCGCAGGTTAAGCGTGATCAAGAAGAAGAGTAA